In Grus americana isolate bGruAme1 chromosome 28, bGruAme1.mat, whole genome shotgun sequence, a single window of DNA contains:
- the RAB11B gene encoding ras-related protein Rab-11B — protein MGTRDDEYDYLFKVVLIGDSGVGKSNLLSRFTRNEFNLESKSTIGVEFATRSIQVDGKTIKAQIWDTAGQERYRAITSAYYRGAVGALLVYDIAKHLTYENVERWLKELRDHADNNIVIMLVGNKSDLRHLRAVPTDEARAFAEKNNLSFIETSALDSTNVEEAFKNILTEIYRIVSQKQIADRSAHDESPGNNVVDISVPPTTDGQKSNKLQCCQNL, from the exons TTGTGTTGATTGGAGACTCTGGAGTTGGGAAGAGTAATCTTCTGTCACGTTTCACACGCAATGAGTTCAATCTGGAGAGCAAGAGCACCATTGGGGTGGAATTTGCTACCAGGAGCATCCAGGTGGATGGGAAGACGATAAAAGCGCAGATCTGGGATACTGCAGGACAGGAACGATACCGTGCCATTACCTCAGC ATACTACCGCGGTGCTGTTGGGGCTCTTCTTGTCTATGACATTGCCAAACATCTCACCTACGAGAACGTGGAGCGTTGGCTAAAGGAGCTTAGAGATCACGCGGACAACAATATTGTCATCATGCTGGTGGGTAACAAGAGCGACCTGCGCCACCTGAGAGCTGTGCCCACTGACGAGGCCCGGGCTTTTGCAG aaaaaaataacttatcTTTTATTGAAACTTCTGCTCTGGATTCAACAAATGTAGAAGAAGCCTTCAAGAACATCCTTACAG AAATCTACCGCATTGTTTCGCAGAAGCAGATTGCAGATCGGTCTGCACACGATGAGTCTCCTGGCAACAACGTAGTTGACATCAGTGTCCCACCAACCACCGATGGACAGAAATCCAACAAACTCCAGTGCTGTCAGAACCTGTGA